A window of Amycolatopsis australiensis contains these coding sequences:
- a CDS encoding class II 3-deoxy-7-phosphoheptulonate synthase has translation MNWTVDVPVDTLPELPPLPPELRARLDKALALPAAQQPEWPDPEATRRVRGVLESVPPITVPAEIDRLKDRLAMVARGEAFLLQGGDCAETFESNTEPHIRANLRTLLQMAVVLTYGASLPVVKVGRIAGQYAKPRSAATDALGLPVYRGDIINSLVAKPELRVPDPGRMIRAYANAGAAMNLVRALTGAGMADLHQVHDWNKDFVSSSPAGERYEQLAGEIDRGLRFMNACGVTDTSLHSTEIFASHEALLLDYERALLRLDQADASNPKLYNLSSHFLWIGERTRQLDGAHIAFAELLANPIGLKIGPTTTPEQALEYVERLDPRFEPGRLTLISRMGNGKVREVLPAIVEKVEASGHKIIWQCDPMHGNTHESSTGYKTRHFDRIVDEVQGFFEVHNKLGTYPGGIHVELTGEDVTECLGGAQEISDIDLSGRYETACDPRLNTQQSLELAFLVAEMLRD, from the coding sequence GTGAACTGGACTGTGGACGTCCCCGTCGACACCCTGCCCGAACTGCCGCCGCTGCCGCCCGAGCTGCGGGCGCGGCTCGACAAGGCGCTGGCGCTGCCGGCCGCGCAGCAGCCGGAGTGGCCCGACCCCGAGGCGACGCGGCGCGTGCGCGGCGTGCTGGAGAGCGTGCCGCCGATCACGGTCCCCGCCGAGATCGACCGGCTCAAGGACCGGCTCGCCATGGTCGCCCGCGGCGAGGCGTTCCTCCTGCAGGGCGGTGACTGCGCGGAGACGTTCGAGTCCAACACCGAGCCGCACATCCGGGCCAACCTGCGCACGCTGCTGCAGATGGCGGTCGTGCTCACCTACGGCGCGAGCCTGCCGGTGGTCAAGGTCGGCCGCATCGCCGGCCAGTACGCCAAGCCCCGCTCGGCCGCCACGGACGCGCTGGGCCTGCCGGTGTACCGCGGCGACATCATCAACTCCCTCGTCGCCAAGCCCGAGCTGCGCGTGCCGGACCCCGGCCGGATGATCCGCGCCTACGCCAACGCGGGCGCCGCGATGAACCTGGTCCGTGCCCTCACCGGCGCCGGCATGGCCGACCTGCACCAGGTGCACGACTGGAACAAGGACTTCGTGTCGTCGTCCCCGGCGGGGGAGCGCTACGAGCAGCTGGCCGGCGAAATCGACCGCGGCCTGCGGTTCATGAACGCCTGCGGCGTCACCGACACGTCCCTGCACTCGACCGAGATCTTCGCCAGCCACGAGGCGCTGCTGCTGGACTACGAGCGCGCGCTGCTGCGGCTGGACCAGGCCGACGCGTCGAACCCGAAGCTGTACAACCTGTCGTCGCACTTCCTCTGGATCGGCGAGCGGACCCGCCAGCTGGACGGCGCGCACATCGCGTTCGCCGAGCTGCTGGCCAACCCGATCGGGCTCAAGATCGGCCCGACGACCACGCCCGAGCAGGCGCTGGAGTACGTCGAGCGGCTCGACCCGCGCTTCGAGCCGGGCCGGCTGACACTCATCTCCCGGATGGGCAACGGCAAGGTCCGCGAAGTCCTGCCGGCCATCGTGGAGAAGGTCGAGGCGTCCGGGCACAAGATCATCTGGCAGTGCGACCCGATGCACGGCAACACGCACGAGTCGTCGACCGGCTACAAGACCCGCCACTTCGACCGCATCGTCGACGAGGTCCAGGGCTTCTTCGAGGTGCACAACAAGCTGGGCACGTACCCGGGCGGCATCCACGTCGAGCTGACGGGCGAGGACGTCACGGAGTGCCTGGGCGGCGCCCAGGAGATCTCCGACATCGACCTGTCCGGCCGCTACGAGACGGCCTGCGACCCGCGGCTGAACACGCAGCAGTCGCTGGAGCTGGCGTTCCTGGTCGCGGAGATGCTCCGCGACTGA
- a CDS encoding trypsin-like serine peptidase: MKHTTFRAAVVTAVLSLAFALAGTPAQAAPKPFWTPEAMRAAVPMDQLVKTPAFTPKDVARGQSAIIESIPNGGGAWTGGGKVTQTAGRVFFLFNGQKASCSGDAVTSGNGSVVVTAGHCVKYQGTWHTEWVFVPGYNNGNAPYGQWPAKTTLTTPQWEASEDMNYDVGMAVVNPLNGQRLTDVVGAQGIAFNQPKNQSMYAFGYPAASPYDGTKLIYCSGSTFTDFLLTQDHAMKCDMTGGSSGGPWFLSFAESTGAGVQASVNSFGYTFLPGYMFGPYFGTDVQNLYNRAQAA; this comes from the coding sequence TTGAAGCACACGACATTCCGGGCCGCGGTCGTCACCGCCGTTCTCTCCCTCGCGTTCGCCCTGGCGGGCACGCCCGCCCAGGCCGCGCCGAAACCGTTCTGGACACCCGAGGCCATGCGGGCGGCCGTCCCGATGGACCAGCTCGTGAAAACCCCGGCGTTCACGCCGAAGGACGTCGCGCGCGGGCAGAGCGCGATCATCGAGAGCATCCCGAACGGCGGCGGCGCCTGGACCGGCGGCGGCAAGGTCACCCAGACCGCCGGCCGCGTCTTCTTCCTGTTCAACGGCCAGAAAGCCTCGTGCTCCGGGGACGCCGTGACGAGCGGCAACGGCAGTGTCGTCGTCACCGCGGGGCACTGCGTGAAGTACCAGGGCACGTGGCACACGGAATGGGTCTTCGTGCCCGGCTACAACAACGGCAACGCGCCCTACGGCCAATGGCCGGCGAAGACGACGCTCACCACTCCGCAGTGGGAAGCGAGCGAGGACATGAACTACGACGTCGGCATGGCCGTGGTGAACCCGCTGAACGGCCAACGGCTCACCGATGTCGTCGGCGCGCAGGGCATCGCCTTCAACCAGCCGAAGAACCAGAGCATGTACGCCTTCGGCTACCCGGCCGCGTCGCCCTACGACGGCACGAAGCTGATCTACTGCAGCGGCAGCACGTTCACCGACTTCCTGCTCACCCAGGACCACGCGATGAAGTGCGACATGACCGGCGGCTCCAGCGGCGGGCCGTGGTTCCTGTCGTTCGCGGAGAGCACCGGCGCCGGGGTGCAGGCGTCGGTGAACAGCTTCGGCTACACGTTCCTGCCGGGCTACATGTTCGGGCCGTACTTCGGCACCGACGTGCAGAACCTGTACAACCGCGCGCAAGCCGCTTGA
- a CDS encoding glutamate synthase subunit beta — translation MADPTGFLKFEREEPKKKPKEERLHSWGEVYADVDPGERNEQVRKQASRCMDCGIPFCHSGGSGCPLGNLIPEWNDLVRRGDWAAASDRLHATNNFPEFTGKLCPAPCEAGCVLSISPLSGGPVAIKRVEATIADQSWEAGYVQPQVAEVSSGRRVAVVGSGPAGLAAAQQLTRAGHEVTVFERDDRLGGLLRYGIPEFKMEKKVLDRRLAQLRKEGTKFVTGCEVGVDLSVADLRAQYDAVVLAVGALRGRDDTTTPGRDLAGIHLAMEHLVPANKFVEGDGPPSIDAKGKHVVIIGGGDTGADSYGTATRQGALSVTQLDQYPIPPTTRDDARSPWPTWPYILRTYPAHEEAGERKFAVAVKRFVGDSAGRVKAVELQQVKVQKDPATGRREVIPVSDEVETLPADLVLLAIGFEGVEEMPLLDGLGLSLTKRGTLSCGADWQTETPGVFVCGDAHRGASLVVWAIAEGRSVANAVDAYLTGASDLPAPVHPTALPLAVI, via the coding sequence GTGGCTGACCCGACCGGTTTCCTGAAGTTCGAGCGCGAAGAGCCGAAGAAGAAGCCCAAAGAGGAGCGGCTGCACTCCTGGGGCGAGGTCTACGCGGACGTCGACCCGGGCGAGCGCAACGAACAGGTGCGCAAGCAGGCGTCGCGCTGCATGGACTGCGGCATCCCGTTCTGCCACTCCGGCGGCTCCGGCTGCCCGCTGGGCAACCTGATCCCGGAGTGGAACGACCTGGTCCGCCGCGGCGACTGGGCGGCGGCGAGCGACCGGCTGCACGCCACCAACAACTTCCCCGAGTTCACCGGGAAGCTGTGCCCGGCGCCGTGCGAGGCGGGCTGCGTGCTGTCCATCTCGCCGCTGTCGGGCGGCCCGGTGGCGATCAAGCGCGTCGAAGCCACGATCGCCGACCAGTCCTGGGAAGCGGGCTACGTCCAGCCCCAGGTGGCCGAGGTGTCCAGCGGACGGCGCGTCGCCGTGGTCGGCTCCGGCCCGGCCGGGCTCGCCGCCGCCCAGCAGCTGACCCGCGCCGGCCACGAGGTGACGGTGTTCGAGCGCGACGACCGGCTCGGCGGCCTGCTGCGCTACGGCATCCCCGAGTTCAAGATGGAGAAGAAGGTCCTCGACCGGCGGCTGGCCCAGCTGCGCAAGGAGGGCACGAAGTTCGTCACCGGCTGCGAGGTCGGCGTCGACCTGTCGGTGGCGGACCTGCGGGCGCAGTACGACGCCGTCGTGCTCGCGGTCGGCGCGCTGCGCGGCCGCGACGACACGACGACCCCGGGCCGTGACCTCGCCGGCATCCACCTGGCGATGGAGCACCTGGTGCCGGCCAACAAGTTCGTCGAGGGCGACGGGCCGCCGTCGATCGACGCGAAGGGCAAGCACGTCGTCATCATCGGCGGCGGCGACACCGGCGCGGACTCCTACGGCACCGCCACCCGCCAGGGCGCGCTGTCGGTGACGCAGCTCGACCAGTACCCGATCCCGCCCACCACCCGGGACGACGCGCGGTCGCCGTGGCCGACCTGGCCGTACATCCTGCGCACCTACCCGGCGCACGAGGAAGCGGGCGAGCGGAAGTTCGCGGTGGCGGTCAAGCGGTTCGTCGGCGACTCCGCGGGCCGGGTCAAGGCCGTCGAGCTGCAGCAGGTGAAGGTGCAGAAGGACCCGGCCACCGGCCGCCGCGAGGTCATCCCGGTCAGCGACGAGGTCGAGACGCTGCCCGCGGACCTGGTCCTGCTGGCGATCGGCTTCGAAGGCGTCGAGGAGATGCCGCTGCTGGACGGCCTCGGCCTGTCGCTCACCAAGCGCGGCACGCTCTCGTGCGGCGCGGACTGGCAGACCGAAACCCCGGGTGTCTTCGTCTGCGGCGACGCCCACCGCGGCGCGTCGCTGGTGGTGTGGGCGATCGCGGAAGGCCGCTCGGTGGCCAACGCGGTCGACGCGTACCTGACCGGCGCGTCGGACCTCCCGGCTCCGGTCCACCCGACGGCGCTCCCGCTCGCCGTCATCTGA
- the gltB gene encoding glutamate synthase large subunit — translation MIFSAMPGKQGLYDPETEQDSCGVAMVADIRGRRSHGIVTDGLAALTNLDHRGAAGAEPTSGDGAGILLQLPDTLLRAEAGFALPEPDERGHHAYAAGIAFLPEDAEQRRKAVGLAERIAVEEGLEVLGWREVPVDADRAEIGPTARSVMPHFAMLFVAADGKAGLELDRLAFCLRKRVEHESVTAGCGTYFPSLSSRTLVYKGMLTPEQLPAFFADLRDERLESAIALVHSRFSTNTFPSWPLAHPFRFVAHNGEINTIRGNRNRMRAREALLESDVIPGDLSRLFPICSPDASDSASFDEVLELLHLGGRSLPHAVLMMIPEAWENHATMKPERRAFYQYHASLMEPWDGPACVTFTDGSLVGAVLDRNGLRPARWWRTADDRVVLASEAGVLDVAPKDVVAKGRLKPGKMFLVDTEAGRIVDDEEVKSALAAELPYDSWLHAGLLKIAELPDRDHVVQSHDSVLRRQLSFGYTEEELKILLAPMATNGAEPIGSMGSDTPPAVLSKRSRLLYDYFKQNFAQVTNPPLDAIREELVTCMARIMGPERNLLAPGPASCRHLKLPYPVIDNDELAKLIHINDDGDLPGFACSVLSGLYEVDGGAEALAAAIERVRREASEAIAAGARTLVLSDRDSDHRMAPIPSLLLVSAVHHHLVRTKERLRVALVVESGDAREVHHIALLLGYGAAAVNPYLAFETIEDMIAQGAVTGIEPAKAVRNYVQALVKGVLKIMSKMGISTVGAYTAAQVFESLGLSQDLLDEYFTGTSSKLGGVGLEVLAEEVATRHRRAYPDNPTDRVHRGLETGGEYAYRREGELHLFTPETVFLLQHASKTGRDEVYRKYTEEVHRLYREGGTLRGLFAFKQGVREPVPLDEVEPAEAIFKRFNTGAMSYGSISAEAHETLAIAMNRIGGRSNTGEGGEDPERLYDPERRSAIKQVASGRFGVTSEYLVNADDIQIKMAQGAKPGEGGQLPPNKVYPWIARTRHSTPGVGLISPPPHHDIYSIEDLAQLIHDLKNANEHARIHVKLVSSLGVGTVAAGVSKAHADVVLISGHDGGTGASPMNSLKHAGTPWEIGLAETQQTLLLNGLRDRITVQVDGAMKTGRDVVIAALLGAEEYGFATAPLVVAGCIMMRVCHLDTCPVGVATQSPELRKRYTGQVEHVVNFFKFVAEEVRETLAALGFRTLDEAIGHAELLDTDEAVEHWKAAGLDLKPIFEMPAETPYGGARRRTRGQDHGLEHALDRTLIQLAEAALEDAHQVNIELPVRNVNRTVGTLLGSEITRRYGGEGLPEGTIHVTLTGSAGQSLGAFLPRGVTLDMVGDANDYVGKGLSGGRIVVRPDPEATFAAEAQTIAGNTIAYGATGGEIFLRGQVGERFCVRNSGATVVAEGVGDHAFEYMTGGRAVVLGPTGRNLAAGMSGGIAFVLDVDAKKVNQDMVDLLRPTADDLAWLKKTVQQHYDLTRSAVAASLLGDWPRRSAAFTKVMPRDYQRVLDAAKAARAAGRDVDEAIMEAARG, via the coding sequence TTGATCTTCTCCGCCATGCCCGGCAAGCAGGGTTTGTACGACCCGGAGACCGAGCAGGACTCCTGCGGTGTGGCCATGGTGGCCGACATCCGCGGGCGCCGCTCCCACGGCATCGTCACCGACGGCCTGGCCGCGCTGACCAACCTCGACCACCGCGGCGCCGCCGGCGCCGAACCCACCAGCGGCGACGGCGCCGGCATCCTGCTGCAGCTGCCCGACACGCTGCTGCGCGCGGAAGCCGGTTTCGCGCTGCCCGAACCCGACGAGCGCGGCCACCACGCCTACGCCGCCGGCATCGCTTTCCTGCCCGAAGACGCCGAGCAGCGCCGCAAGGCCGTCGGGCTGGCCGAACGCATCGCCGTCGAAGAGGGCCTGGAAGTCCTCGGCTGGCGCGAAGTACCCGTGGACGCCGACCGCGCCGAAATCGGCCCGACCGCCCGCTCGGTCATGCCGCACTTCGCCATGCTCTTCGTGGCCGCCGACGGGAAAGCCGGCCTGGAGCTGGACCGGCTCGCCTTCTGCCTGCGCAAGCGCGTCGAGCACGAGAGCGTCACCGCCGGCTGCGGGACGTACTTCCCGTCGCTGTCCTCGCGCACCCTCGTCTACAAGGGCATGCTGACGCCGGAGCAGCTGCCCGCGTTCTTCGCCGACCTGCGCGACGAGCGGCTGGAAAGCGCCATCGCGCTGGTGCACTCCCGCTTCTCCACCAACACCTTCCCGTCGTGGCCGCTTGCCCACCCGTTCCGGTTCGTGGCCCACAACGGCGAGATCAACACCATCCGCGGCAACCGCAACCGCATGCGGGCCCGCGAGGCGCTGCTGGAGTCCGACGTCATCCCGGGCGACCTGTCCCGGCTCTTCCCGATCTGCTCGCCGGACGCGTCGGACTCCGCGTCCTTCGACGAGGTCCTGGAACTGCTGCACCTGGGCGGCCGCTCGCTGCCGCACGCGGTGCTGATGATGATCCCGGAGGCGTGGGAGAACCACGCCACCATGAAGCCCGAGCGGCGCGCGTTCTACCAGTACCACGCCAGCCTGATGGAGCCGTGGGACGGACCCGCGTGCGTCACCTTCACCGACGGCAGCCTGGTCGGCGCGGTCCTGGACCGCAACGGCCTGCGCCCGGCGCGCTGGTGGCGCACGGCCGACGACCGCGTCGTGCTCGCCAGTGAGGCGGGCGTCCTGGACGTCGCTCCGAAGGACGTCGTGGCCAAGGGCCGGCTCAAGCCCGGCAAGATGTTCCTGGTCGACACCGAGGCCGGCCGGATCGTCGACGACGAAGAGGTCAAGTCCGCGCTGGCCGCCGAGCTGCCGTACGACTCCTGGCTGCACGCCGGTCTGCTCAAGATCGCCGAGCTGCCCGACCGCGACCACGTCGTGCAGAGCCACGACTCGGTGCTGCGCCGCCAGCTTTCCTTCGGCTACACCGAAGAAGAGCTGAAGATCCTGCTCGCGCCGATGGCCACCAACGGCGCCGAGCCGATCGGCTCGATGGGTTCGGACACGCCGCCCGCGGTGCTGTCCAAGCGGTCCCGGCTGCTCTACGACTACTTCAAGCAGAACTTCGCCCAGGTGACGAACCCGCCGCTGGACGCCATCCGCGAAGAGCTGGTCACCTGCATGGCGCGGATCATGGGCCCGGAGCGCAACCTCCTGGCCCCCGGCCCGGCGTCCTGCCGTCACCTCAAGCTGCCCTACCCCGTCATCGACAACGACGAGCTGGCCAAGCTCATCCACATCAACGACGACGGCGACCTCCCCGGCTTCGCCTGCAGCGTCCTTTCCGGACTGTACGAAGTGGACGGTGGCGCGGAAGCGCTCGCCGCGGCCATCGAGCGGGTCCGGCGCGAGGCGTCCGAGGCGATCGCGGCCGGCGCGCGCACGCTCGTGCTGTCCGACCGCGACTCCGACCACCGGATGGCGCCGATCCCGTCGCTGCTGCTGGTTTCCGCGGTGCACCACCACCTGGTCCGCACCAAGGAACGCCTGCGCGTCGCGCTGGTCGTCGAATCCGGTGACGCGCGCGAGGTGCACCACATCGCGCTGCTGCTCGGCTACGGCGCCGCCGCGGTCAACCCGTACCTGGCCTTCGAGACCATCGAGGACATGATCGCCCAGGGCGCGGTCACCGGCATCGAGCCCGCGAAGGCGGTCCGCAACTACGTGCAGGCGCTGGTCAAGGGCGTCCTGAAGATCATGTCCAAGATGGGCATCTCGACGGTCGGCGCGTACACCGCCGCCCAGGTCTTCGAATCCCTCGGCCTGAGCCAGGACCTGCTCGACGAGTACTTCACCGGGACGTCGTCGAAGCTCGGCGGTGTCGGCCTGGAAGTCCTCGCCGAAGAAGTCGCGACGCGTCACCGCCGCGCGTACCCGGACAACCCGACCGACCGCGTCCACCGTGGGCTCGAGACGGGCGGCGAGTACGCCTACCGCCGCGAGGGCGAGCTGCACCTGTTCACGCCGGAGACGGTGTTCCTGCTGCAGCACGCGTCCAAGACCGGCCGCGACGAGGTCTACCGCAAGTACACCGAAGAGGTGCACCGCCTCTACCGCGAAGGTGGCACGCTGCGCGGGCTGTTCGCGTTCAAGCAGGGCGTCCGCGAGCCGGTGCCGCTCGACGAGGTCGAGCCCGCCGAGGCGATCTTCAAGCGCTTCAACACCGGCGCGATGTCCTACGGCTCGATTTCGGCCGAAGCACACGAAACCCTGGCCATCGCGATGAATCGCATCGGCGGCCGCTCCAACACCGGCGAGGGCGGCGAAGACCCCGAGCGGCTCTACGACCCCGAGCGCCGCAGCGCGATCAAGCAGGTCGCTTCCGGCCGGTTCGGCGTCACGAGCGAGTACCTGGTCAACGCCGACGACATCCAGATCAAGATGGCGCAGGGCGCGAAGCCCGGCGAGGGCGGCCAGCTGCCGCCGAACAAGGTGTACCCGTGGATCGCGCGGACCCGGCACTCGACCCCGGGCGTCGGCCTCATTTCGCCGCCGCCGCACCACGACATCTACTCCATCGAGGACCTGGCGCAGCTGATCCACGACCTCAAGAACGCCAACGAGCACGCCCGCATCCACGTGAAGCTGGTGTCCTCGTTGGGCGTCGGCACGGTCGCGGCGGGCGTGTCCAAGGCCCATGCGGACGTCGTGCTCATCTCCGGCCACGACGGCGGCACCGGCGCGTCCCCGATGAACTCGCTCAAGCACGCGGGCACGCCGTGGGAGATCGGGCTGGCCGAGACGCAGCAGACGTTGCTGCTCAACGGGTTGCGCGACCGGATCACCGTGCAGGTGGACGGCGCCATGAAGACCGGGCGCGACGTCGTCATCGCGGCGCTGCTCGGCGCCGAGGAGTACGGCTTCGCGACGGCCCCGCTCGTCGTCGCGGGCTGCATCATGATGCGCGTCTGCCACCTCGACACCTGCCCGGTCGGTGTCGCCACGCAGAGCCCGGAGCTGCGCAAGCGCTACACCGGCCAGGTCGAGCACGTCGTCAACTTCTTCAAGTTCGTCGCCGAAGAAGTGCGCGAAACCCTGGCGGCGCTGGGCTTCCGCACGCTCGACGAGGCCATCGGGCACGCCGAGCTCCTCGACACCGACGAGGCCGTGGAGCACTGGAAGGCGGCCGGGCTGGACCTGAAGCCGATCTTCGAGATGCCCGCCGAGACGCCGTACGGCGGCGCGCGGCGGCGCACCCGCGGCCAGGACCACGGCCTCGAGCACGCCCTGGACCGCACGCTCATCCAGCTCGCCGAGGCGGCGCTGGAGGACGCGCACCAGGTCAACATCGAGCTGCCGGTGCGCAACGTCAACCGGACCGTCGGCACGCTGCTCGGGTCGGAGATCACCCGCCGCTACGGCGGGGAGGGCCTGCCGGAGGGCACGATCCACGTCACGCTCACCGGGTCGGCGGGCCAGTCGCTCGGCGCGTTCCTGCCGCGCGGGGTCACCCTCGACATGGTCGGCGACGCGAACGACTACGTCGGCAAGGGCCTCTCCGGCGGACGGATCGTCGTGCGCCCCGACCCGGAGGCGACCTTCGCCGCCGAAGCGCAGACGATCGCGGGCAACACCATCGCCTACGGCGCCACCGGTGGCGAGATCTTCCTGCGCGGCCAGGTCGGCGAACGCTTCTGCGTCCGCAACTCCGGCGCCACGGTCGTCGCCGAAGGCGTCGGCGACCACGCCTTCGAGTACATGACCGGCGGCCGCGCGGTGGTGCTCGGCCCGACCGGCCGGAACCTGGCGGCCGGCATGTCCGGCGGCATCGCCTTCGTCCTCGACGTCGACGCGAAGAAGGTCAACCAGGACATGGTGGACCTGCTGCGCCCGACCGCCGACGACCTGGCGTGGCTGAAGAAAACCGTGCAACAGCACTACGATCTCACCCGCTCCGCGGTGGCGGCGTCGCTGCTCGGCGACTGGCCGCGCCGCTCGGCGGCGTTCACGAAGGTGATGCCGCGCGACTACCAGCGGGTTCTGGACGCGGCCAAGGCAGCGCGCGCTGCCGGCCGCGATGTCGACGAGGCGATCATGGAGGCCGCTCGTGGCTGA
- a CDS encoding SDR family oxidoreductase produces MILDRFKLTGQVAVVTGAGRGIGAATAVALAEAGADVVIASRTESQLDEVASQVSAAGRRAVVVPADLSAPEAAAGLAATAVAEFGRLDLVVNNVGGTYPRPLLETSAEFLEEAFRFNVATAHALTVAAAPSLLEAGGSVVNISSVMGRVSGRGFAAYGTAKAALAHYTRLAAADLAPRVRVNAISVGSVATSALEIVVGNPELRAKMEAATPLKKIGEAEDIAATVVFLASRAGGYITGKILEVDGGLQAPNLELGLPDLG; encoded by the coding sequence ATGATCCTCGATCGGTTCAAGCTCACCGGCCAGGTCGCGGTGGTCACGGGCGCGGGACGCGGGATCGGCGCGGCCACGGCCGTGGCGCTCGCCGAAGCGGGCGCCGACGTGGTGATCGCGTCGCGCACCGAGTCCCAGCTCGACGAGGTGGCTTCGCAGGTGTCCGCCGCGGGACGCCGGGCCGTGGTCGTGCCGGCGGACCTGTCGGCACCGGAGGCCGCGGCGGGCCTGGCGGCGACGGCGGTGGCCGAGTTCGGGCGCCTCGACCTGGTGGTCAACAACGTCGGCGGCACGTACCCGCGGCCGCTGCTGGAGACGAGCGCGGAGTTCCTGGAGGAAGCGTTCCGCTTCAACGTCGCGACGGCCCACGCGCTGACGGTGGCGGCGGCACCGTCCCTGCTGGAGGCGGGCGGCTCGGTGGTCAACATCTCGTCGGTGATGGGCCGGGTGAGCGGCCGCGGCTTCGCGGCGTACGGAACGGCGAAGGCGGCCCTGGCGCACTACACGCGCTTGGCGGCGGCGGACCTGGCGCCCCGGGTGCGGGTGAACGCGATCTCGGTGGGTTCGGTGGCGACGTCGGCGCTGGAGATCGTGGTGGGCAACCCGGAACTGCGGGCGAAGATGGAAGCCGCGACGCCGTTGAAGAAGATCGGCGAGGCGGAGGACATCGCGGCGACGGTGGTGTTCCTGGCGTCCCGCGCGGGCGGCTACATCACGGGCAAGATCCTCGAGGTCGACGGCGGGTTGCAGGCGCCGAACCTGGAGCTGGGCCTGCCCGACCTCGGCTGA
- the lgt gene encoding prolipoprotein diacylglyceryl transferase yields MSAYLATFPSPDRGVWHLGPIPIRAYALCIIAGIIVAIWWGERRWAARGGTKGTVIDVAVFAVPFGLVGGRLYHVVTDPELYFTEGRNPWKAFAIWDGGLGIWGAIALGAVGALIACRRKGIPLPAMADAIAPGIVVAQAIGRIGNYFNQELYGAHTDLPWGMEVFQRFNPENPDDLLNGVATGHIPLPESPVHPTFLYELIWNLLVALLVVWADRRFKLGHGRAFALYVAGYTVGRGWIEMMRTDTANHILGLRVNVWTSILLFAGAVVYLVLAARRGPREAPETLRGKDQPGPDEVPVPADEPEHAKVTADAPAEKPAEEAPAEEPKNTEES; encoded by the coding sequence ATGAGCGCCTACCTCGCGACGTTCCCCAGCCCCGACCGCGGGGTCTGGCACCTGGGGCCGATCCCGATCCGCGCGTACGCCCTGTGCATCATCGCCGGCATCATCGTGGCGATCTGGTGGGGCGAGCGGCGCTGGGCCGCCCGCGGCGGCACCAAGGGCACGGTGATCGACGTCGCCGTGTTCGCGGTGCCGTTCGGCCTGGTCGGCGGCCGGTTGTACCACGTGGTCACCGACCCCGAGCTGTACTTCACCGAGGGCCGGAACCCGTGGAAGGCGTTCGCGATCTGGGACGGCGGCCTCGGCATCTGGGGCGCGATCGCCCTCGGCGCGGTGGGCGCGCTCATCGCCTGCCGCCGCAAGGGCATCCCGCTGCCGGCGATGGCGGACGCGATCGCGCCGGGCATCGTCGTCGCGCAGGCCATCGGCCGCATCGGCAACTACTTCAACCAGGAGCTGTACGGCGCGCACACGGACCTGCCGTGGGGCATGGAGGTGTTCCAGCGCTTCAACCCGGAGAACCCGGACGACCTGCTGAACGGCGTCGCGACGGGCCACATCCCGCTGCCGGAGAGCCCGGTCCACCCGACGTTCCTCTACGAGCTGATCTGGAACCTGCTGGTCGCGCTGCTGGTGGTGTGGGCGGACCGCCGCTTCAAGCTCGGCCACGGGCGGGCGTTCGCGCTGTACGTCGCGGGCTACACGGTGGGCCGCGGCTGGATCGAGATGATGCGGACCGACACGGCGAACCACATCCTGGGCCTGCGGGTGAACGTGTGGACGTCGATCCTGCTGTTCGCCGGCGCGGTGGTGTACCTGGTGCTCGCGGCCCGGCGCGGGCCCCGGGAGGCGCCCGAGACACTGCGCGGCAAGGACCAGCCCGGCCCGGACGAGGTCCCGGTGCCCGCGGACGAGCCGGAGCACGCCAAGGTGACGGCGGACGCGCCGGCCGAGAAGCCCGCGGAAGAGGCGCCGGCCGAGGAGCCGAAGAACACCGAAGAGAGCTGA